CATACTCTATATACATCACCTGTGTCAGTAGTTAACTAATCTAAGATTAAACCACACACCTATAAAAGGAGCAATAAATACTAGAATGCTGAGTTAACTACAGATAAGTATCACTAAACATCGTAAGATATCAGCTGGTAGTAAAGGTTTccgtgggtttttttccccttaaggCACTGCCTAGTGTTTATATATTGctacaaaatacaaaaccaacaCCTAACTCATATTACTAATTCATTATCTCAAACAAATAAGTGGAAAGAACAAGTTTCTGCATGCATGATTTTCCACCTAAGAAAATTTCTTGCTAGTAGCTTCGCAATAAATAGTAGTAactttcctcctgtttctcttctcccataactgaaagaaaaaaaaaaaaggcaagcttGGATGGAAATAATCCTCCAATTCTGTCTGAAATGATTCATTTAACTACATGTACTTTACAGCATGAGTAGGAAGCACTTAGTATTTTCAGTTCATGTTGGTTGCAATGAAGACCAGAATTTTGCTACTGTTCTGATACCTGTCAGATTGCTAGCAAGAAGGTTTTTTGACCTGGAGGTCAAAACGCACAGGAACAGTGACAGCAGCAAGCAGTATTATCTAGAAAGTTTTCTGTAGGGCTTCCATGACAGACAAGAATTTACAGACAAAAGGACACAACTCATACTATTTGCCTACCTGAAAATCAGTGCATTTAACAAAATTGTAAGTAATATTTCAACAGCTGGGACACAAGGCTAGGAGTTATATCTCTACAGTTATCCatgctttctctgcagctcATGAACAGCAATGTAACTACTGATACCCTTCTCATCAGAGCGGTTTTGGAAAGAATACAGAATGACTGCacaaaaatggaacaaaaaccGTACAATACAAGTACATATTTGTCAGTCGATTGTGAACTACTTGCTGCAAAACCCTCAGTGATCAGAGGACTTGCCCACAGTAACTCATTCCTCACTCTGGTCTCCCCATGGGCTCTGTAGGTCAGTGGTGAGGCACTCGCGCGGAGGTTTCTGGATGCACTGGCCCTGTGTATTCCTACTACTATGAATTCGAAGCATATATTCTCAGTGGTAGACACCTATGCTTTAGGACAGTCTTTATGGACAGAAAGGCTGCACCTAGATTAAACAGCAGATACACACTGCAGCATCTCCCCCAACTACCAGTTTTGCCATGCGGGAACCTGGCCAGAGCAGGGTGCagccatcccccagcctgcagctgaaGAGACACATCCCACCAAAACTACAACACAGATTAACACCTGGTATATGTGGATGCCTCCCCACCTCAGCTCAGCTGCCTCAGAGGAATCACAAGCCAACTGTTTCAAATGCAAGCAAAGGGGGAACTCAGGGTGGTGAACATCAGGCATCCATCTCCACAGAGgaagctgtggctgcagcacagaggcCCCTTTTCCCGTCCCCTGAACCAAAGCATGCTTTCTTGAGAGAAAGGGGTGCCATTCAGAATTTGGAGAGTTGGGAGTGATGTTAAAACACTGGCAGGGTAAGATCTCTGGCAGCTCCAGGTAACAGCTCCCCACCTCGCCAGGGGCAGGCGGTGGGACACGGGGGATGATGGAGCCCTGcaactgcccagcactgccGGCTCTCGCCCCCATGTACCTCAGCAGGAGCGGGGAGGGGCAGGAAGGAACCCCAAAGATCCGACGCTGTCCCAGTACACTCAGGCACAAGAAGCCAAGGGTTTAGCACTCATCAGGGCATAGGCTGGGGAATAGGAAAGGAGCGAAAAGACCCTCCTCCACCCTCGCACTGGACTTGGCCCCATGAAACACGGAAAAACTCAACATTTCCGCGGTGCCCCCGTCACTCCTATGCATAAAAAGCATTCCCTACACACCAGCTGACAAGAAGCAGACACCCGTCAcgaaagggggggggggggggggggggataaaaGCAACACCATACAGCCTCTGcttcttcaaaagaaatgaCAAGCGCAGGCTTCCCAGAAAACGACATCGGCAGGACAGCGGAGCAGCCGCACTCACCCCTCCGCCCGGAGCCcgtcccttccttccctctccccggAAGCACTGCCGAGCTGGGCGAAGGGCGGgagctcggctcggctcggctcggctcggctcggctcggctcggctcggctcggctcggctcggctcggctcggcccccCCCCCTCTTAGCCGCGACCCGGGCTTTAGCCGGCGGCTGCGGCAGCGCCTCACCTCCGCGGCGGCCAACGGCCATTTGGCCGTAGCGGCGGGGAtgcgccgcagccccccggaCAAAATGGCCGCCGCCCACCACCGCGGAGAATCCTCACGGCCTCCCTCACTCCCCCTTTACTGCCTCAGGCCTCGCCTCGGCCGGTAATTTTTCACCTCTGCCTCCCTCtagtggcagagctgggccatgtggcattattattattatttttattaactatTTTTGAAGTAGGTGTTGTTTTGAATGAAAGTGAGGTGTTGCTGTAGCCGGAGACCGTACAGGCTTGGCCTCTCCTCATGTACCTGAGGGTCTGAGTGAGGCAAATAGCCCTCAcagaggtgttttgttttgttctgttttgttttttaaggaatCAGTAAAGTGACGTGAAGCTAGCTGAGGTGAAATTGGGAGCTGATGAAGACTTACAGCTGGGATTTGGAAAGAAGGTGTAAGGGAATGGCCACAGGCCTTGGGTAGGGAGGGTCTGCCTCCATTTGTAATGCAAGGACCTAATCAGGGGCCGAACAGGAGCAGGGTCTAACTGCTGAGGGGTGGGAGTTGGTGCTAAGACCACATCGTGCGCTCCCCACTGCCACGGCTGTCCCTTTGGGGTAGGAGAGAAGCACAGGAGGACCTGTGTCTTGGGCCCTGGGGTGTGTGGTCTGATGGAGAAAGGGTTCAGGTCCCACTTCCTCCAGTTGCATCAGGAGTTTCAGGTTCTGGTATTTGCTTCTGAGCTGGCAAGCGAGCATCTCCTACTCTGCAGGCCAAGGAGGAATTCTGACTAGGGTGAGCAGAGTCTGCCAAAGAAGAGGATGGTTTGTGATTTGTTGTGTCtgatgaagaagagaaaagggtgGTCAGCTTTAAAAGTCATTGTTGGTGCTTTTGATCTCAGCACCAGGACGCCTGTGGCAGCTGTTGCCTCAGTGCCTTCTTCATTGACCTCCACAAAAGCTTTGTGAATAACTTTTGAGATGAAAAGatccttcttcactgacatcCCTGTAAAATCAGCCTGAACTGGgtcaaaagcattttgtatCCCCATGCTGCTCAAAGTGGGTTTAAGGTCATAATTCTCTTCCAGCTTCAATTTGGGCAGGTACAGGTCCACTTCTGCTTTCATCATACTGGCTGATTTGGTCCATTCAGCCAATTTCTCATATGTTAGCTCTCTTTCCACCTgcaatgaggaagaaaatagttGGAATGCAAAGGACAGAGACAAGACATACACCCACCAGTATCTTAACGCTCATCAAGAACAAAAGCCCAGCTACCAGCAGTGGATACAGCTGGAATGTGTGCCATATTCATAGGGTGTGATTCTGCAAAATGTCAAGTGACTTACACTCCTGTTTATCTTCTTAAAGGTTGCGAGGTATAGGCCTGAACCCTCAGAgtagtttttttggttttttttttctggtgtgaaCAATATTGCTTTTTTGCAATGTGGGACTCATAATGATATTAATAGGTGCTTGCTATGTGTGTATATGGATAATTTTTCTCTTAGTAGTGGTAACTAAGTGGAATGCATGGGACCTCAGgtacaaataaaaagatgtttGCCCTGATCTGTTTAGAATCTGAAACTGATCCTGGTGTGGTCATGAGCAGCTGTTGATACCTTCTGCGTCAGGGTAGTCAGCACTTAGTTTGAGAAACCTCACCACAAAATATGAGGTGCAAATTTGGACTGCACAAGAATGAATTAATACAGCCCTTGGGGGAAGATAACTCTAGGGCACAGTGAATCACTTGTGGTCCTTGCTCTCCTTGTGCTATTCTGGCAATAGAAAAGAGGACACAAAATAGGCTAAGACAGTTGTATGGACATAATTTTTAGATGTATCCCTAAGTAAAATACTATGTTTGCAGTGGTATCAGATGCCCTGAATCCTAAGCTGAGAAATCATGATGCTACAGTTAGAGTTAAGTATGCACACATCAGAACATATCCTACTGTGATTTTGAAGCTCATTCTTCCTCAcaattttcatctgtttgtgTTACTGTCTCATAGTGTATGTGATGCAACAGTGGTTGCAACAGGTCACTGTTACCAGCTCCAGACCAGTAGTGTTATCATTGATGTCATCTGGTAGGAGAATGAACATGCTGAGTTCATTTTCCACATATGGCAGCTCAATGATTTTGAATTTCATGGTTGTTTCATGGAGGATCAAAAATGTATCTCTCAGAAACATCATCTGTACTGGTTTAGTCTTGGTCTGTGAAAAAATTCAGACATAAAAAATAGTGTTACTTCATTCCTTAAAATGCATGATGAAGATTACTTGCTTCATtgaactgaaagcaaaaatttttaaacaagTGCAAGACTCAGCAGCATTTGGATACTTAGTACCCTTTCCTTTGGACAGTGTCACATACACCCCCTTTTCAAAGTCATTGGGATCTTTACAAAAAATCGACATAGACACATAAGTATCTACCTGCTAACTGAATcaaatgtaatatatttttcattttaaaataaaggagtTAGCTTTGATAAACAAGTAACTACTATAAGTGTTTCATGTTTTCTCCCAAATACTACATTTTTGGAGTGAGGACGTtgactggggggaaaaaacattcaCTTTCTTTCCCTGGATGCCATCAACTCTTTTGCCTATTTTATACTTTCAGGCAATACTGATTGTCTCACTTTGCCTCTGAACCATATTTTCTGTGACCTGGGctggcttttcctctttcccaaaCCATAGAGGACTGGGTTACCAAATGAAATTGGATTACCCAATGGTCTTCTGAACTCCTGTGCTGTATTATGTTCACAGAGCTTTCACTAATATATCCCCTGTCTCCTTTACATTTGAGTTACATTGGAGTGCAAAAGTTTATCTGTTTGCAGGCTTTGTATCAGGTACCCTGTGACTTAAACCCTCTCTGTGCACCAATGTATTGGGTttacgtggcaaggttttggtagcggcggggctgcagggatggcttctgtgaggagATACCAGAAGCTGCCTCCATGTCAGACAGAGTGagtgccagccagctccaagacggacccaccactggccaaagctgagccagtCAGTGATGATGGTAGTgcttctgtgataacatatttaagaaggggtaaaagttgcagtgcacagcatCTGTGAGAGGGGAGTGAggaaatgtgagagaaacaactccacagacaccaaggtcagcgaggaaggagagggaggaggtgctccaggcactggagcagagattcccctgcagcctggggtgaagaccatggtgaagcagatatccaccctgcagcccatggaggaccccatgctgggaCAGGTAGATGTGCCTTGAAGGAAGACGCAACCCATGGGAAagccgtgctggagcaggctcctggcaggacctgtgacccccTGCAGAGAGAAGCCCACTcaggagcaggtttgctggcaggacccgtgaccccgtgggggacccatgctggagcagtctgctcctgaaggactgcaccgtgtggaagggacccatgttGGACATGAAGGACTGTGTCCCGTGGGTGGAACCACACattggagcaggggaaaagtgtgaggaggaaggagtggcagagacaaagGATTATGAAGTGACCACAAaccccattccccgtccccctgcgctgctttGGGGGACAGGTAGAAgagttgggagtgaagttgagcctagaaagaagggaggggtggggggaaggtgttttataTTTGGTCTTGTTTCTCATTGTCCTACTCTgattaattggcaataaattaaattaatttccccaagtccaGTCTGTTTTGCCCAGGATGGTAATTGGAaaatgatctccctgtccttatctcaacccatgagcttttcatccTATTTTTCTCCCCCATGTCCTGTTGAGAAGGGGGAGTGATacagtggcttggtgggcacctggtggccggccagggtcagcccaccGCAACCATGTACCGTGACAGATCCTGAAACCACACATGTAGCATAGTAGATTTTGGATACACAGTCACATCATTGACACAATCGCTTCACATTGCCTGGCATACAAAAGGTATTTGCACTCATAATCTATGTCAAACAAGATACATGCTTCCATTGACAAATAATTTTGCttgcctttgacacagtccaaAAATACGCATGCAGTCAGCTACTGTGAATCGTCAGCACATGATTGTTTGAATACTGCTAGCTCAATAACGTGCCCTCAGTGTATATAGAATACATCATCCTCACGCATTTGGCTAAAATGACGAGCCCTCATGAAAATTCCCTCTGAGGTTTTACACAACACCCAGGGTGCGTGAGGAAAGAACAGTTGGTTCAGTTTCCTTGAACTCAGAGTATAGACTGTgtctcaaaagcagaaaagagaggTAGGTGTGTAAGCATTGCTCTCAAAAGCAACTCAGTCCCTTTTGAAAATGGAACTTGGTACTTAACGGaaatttcctcttgtccttaAGCTACTTAACCATGGTGTTCTCAAGTGTTTTGATACTGAAGAGCTATTAATTAAAGTGAAAATCATATTCTCATGGATACACGTAAATAAGATAATGCTGACTTATTTTCACAATTGCTGTTCTCACTGAGTTTATACCATGTGCCCATGTGTAGTGTTGCAGTGGCATATGAAATGCAGGTGAAATATTTAGAAGTTTCTTGCTCTTCAGTAATAGACATACTGACATAGGACAATAGGCATATAGACAAGGAGTTTACCTTGCTCAGTCTGAAGGGCAtctcagaagtatttttctccagaaatttcttttcccactttcctttgaaataaatggCATTTACTAAGACCAATACAGTGTGAGAACTGAGAgatcctgcaggcagcagatcCTGGATTTTCCCTTCAAAATCAGACGGATAGGACTGTTATTCCAATGTGACTTGTGACTCGCCAGTTTTAATTGTGCTTTCTTTGTGCCTAGCTATCTagcaaaaatgtttgcatttgggagatttttttaactgtacTTTTTTCATGGTTTACATATGGTAAAAATGGCTCTTGAAgtatctctctcttttttttttttaatatatttatttcaattttggtAGTAAATGGCATTGGGAAGTGGGTAAAGTGGACTAGCTTGGATGTTTTGTGAAGTTGGATGCAAGCAGCTGAAGCATGCCGAAGTAAAACCCTAATCAGAGTGGAGCCACTCATTATCTACCTGTGCCTCCCTCTGAACAGAGGTAATTCAGAAGAGGCTACAGCATGAAGAATCAAGGGAAGGACCTTGTAAGGAGCAGCAGTTAGGTTTGCGGAGGGGCATTCTTCAAGCCATTTAACTGCACTTTGCTCATCACCTCCCCTAAATTTCCATCTTTTATGGATCCTTGGCTGCAAGAGCAGTAAATGTCATCAGAGTGGTACTTACTCTCAGTTTCATTTTCAACCCACGAATTGATCAGTGCTCTGGCTTGTTCTGCAGCTGTCTTAAAGTTTACAGCTTCTGGCTTCGCATTGTAATAGCTTGTAATGAGCTGTAAGAATTTCTGAAAGATAGAATTGGAAAATGTAGGCTTATTTAGTTAAATTTGagttataaaaatgtttgaaataattaCTTCAACAGATTGTACAATCTGCTAATACATAattgaagaaaatataatttgtttGAAATGGGATAACCCTTAAAATAAGTTCTGATAAATATTAAGTAAGTACTGATCAAACTTCAGTCTCAAGGAAACTGAtaaatttttgtgtttgaaatcCAAAGTGCAAATTTGTAATTTCGAAATATCCCATGAAACAAACattcttcacctttttttttaatttctcaaaatgacattttatatcatttaaatacttttttcctgccttatGATGTAGAGTTCAATGTAAGAGGGAAGAATAGTCTCATATAAAGTTGAAACAAGGCTTTTAGTTTGTTTCAGAGGTGAGGAACCTGCCAAGAGTTTGTGAGGGCAATAGAGGATCAGCTATAAAGGGAATGTTCTGGTAAAGTTatggcagaaaagcagaaatgctaGAGTATAAAAGATACAGAGACAGGGGACAAGGATGACCAAAGATATGGAGAAGCGTCCTTTAGAGGAAAAATGAACCAATAATGATGCCAACAGATAACAGGCTCAAACGCAGGTGCTTCCTAGAGTGTATAGTTCAGCTGTGAAACTCCTGGTGTTGAGAGTTGTGGTAGATTCAAGAGGCAAATCTGCAAATTCATAAAAGAATGGCTCATCAAGGTCTCTTAAGTGGACATGCTCTCTGGTTCAGGAAGTCCCTGAGCTGCAGATTGCTTGGTGACCAGAGCAGATTCTGGAGAAGCATCACTACACAGCATGCCATGTTCCCATACCCTTCCTAAACTTTTTGACCACTGTTGGAGACAAATGGACCTCTTGTCTGTATGGCTGCCCTCATGTTCTCACTGAAACCACAGTGATGTCATTTGGAAAATTTTTATCATCTCTATTGACAATCCCTCTTAATATCAAAGTATTCTTAAGTAAAAATGTTCAGCTCACAGGCAGTAACGGGTAGGTCTTTTCCTCATACAGTCGGTTGGCGCTCTTCAGCAAGTAGGTGCTTCTGGGTTTGTTGATGGCACACAGGAGCTCTTTGAAGCCAGAGTGGATGTTTTCAGCTTGCTTGTGCTCAGGATCCTTGGAAAGAGACATCAATTAatatgaaatatcttttttctgtctgaagtgTTGCACCTGCTGTGGTTATTTAAAATGCCCAGGTTATTTAAAATGCCCAGGTTATTTTAACTAACAAGGAGTTTCAGGGCATGGAGCTCTTTTTTGAGTATGTTGCATGTTTGCAGCTCTATGTATAACTGGAcaaattgttttctgtctgtagGGCGATGATCTGTTTCTGCAGTGCTATGTAGGCCTTTGGGGACCTCAGCTGATGGTGCACCCAGGGAGTTGAATCTCCTCATTTCAGTCATGGTCAGGCCTAATTTTCAGTGTCACAGGGACCCATCAAGGCAGCCTTGCAGCTTTTGAGGAGGTGCTCTGTTCTGACAGACACTAACGTCAGGGTATGGACTTACCAACtattcagattttctgtttcacatggattttgctgttgctttttggaTTTTGTCCTGGATGTCAATGTTGATGATTTTGGGGAGCATGAGCTTGCTTGCCAGCTGTTGCTGCACTAATGGAGAAATAAGCTGCTACCTGTCAGCTGCTCCCTTCCAGCTGCTCAGGTGCAGTCTCCTCCTCCATGGCATATACCATGCCCTGCATGTGAGACACTGAGAGTCTATGCCACTGACTCATGGTGACTTGTCATAAGGTTGGTCAGGTAGCATTCCTTGCTCTGGTCTTTTCTCACTCAGCCTGAGACATGGGCTGCTAGGAAGGACACTTGGGAAAGAATTTGGTAGCCAGAGGACACAGGATAGGAGAGGTTGGGTTTTGCAAGGGGATGGGAACAGACTGAAGAGGTAATGGAGGGAAATGTCTGAAGGACCAGATTAGGCAGACTTTGCTACAACTCAGAAAGTCAGTGATTTGCTAAAATGAATGTGGATGTAATGATTCATCTTGAAGATTCATCCCCCACCACCTAGGGAGAGAATGataacctcctcctcctcctcctcctttttatttccagtttgtCTAATCATCTAGTTTCTCTgagctttcttttaatttctatgCTAAAGAAACAGAGCTTGTTTGAGTTTACAAGCCTTTTGGTGCTTATGGAGTTCATTTGATGAAGAAGATCTGAGCAGTTCCTCCTGGTAGCAAGTCTCTGGGGAGCTGATGAACATGGATGAATCAGCATGCTCTAGCttaaaaggggattttttttgcctgatGTGTCCATGCATGAAAAAGGTGGAAGGGAGTTTATTGGGTCAGGCTGGAGTCAGGGGTGAATGCAGTAGTTGTTTTTcactacagaaaaagaaaccctgaAGCTGATAAGAGATAGAATTGTCCTAAGCACATTAGGACAGTTGATTTGTTGATACTGCTATAGACCAGCTAAAACCAAGTAACACAGTATTAGGGCCAATCAAAATGCTGTTAGTGTCTCAGTTCTGCTTTTGGAGGCCTGAGTTTTATGGTAACATTATCTGCTTGttcactttttctctttatatatAGTTCTTACTGAACAGTAAGATACAGACTGAAGACAAGCAGATGTTAGAAGGCTAAAGCAGTAGTTGTGATGAACTATCACTttctcagagattttttttctccgagtcttttattgtaataaataccatcttccttttctttggtgTCCCCGGAGAAGGCCTTGTTGTCTCAGATGAACCTTCTTCTCCTGCAGTCTGGTTAAAATGAAGAACCTGTGATGATGACAAATGTTCATAAAGACAGCTTGGTTATTGAAGATAAATGTGCCCAAGGGTTATGTAATGATGTTCATTTTCTATGGTAATTCACCAGTCATGCCCAATGACAGTCTATTAAAAGTTACTGAGGACAAGACCTTACTCTTGATTTAGTCTCTATAACTGTATCATTATTATATAGATTTTAGTCACATTTACAGCTTAATCATAGATCAATATTATGGCTCAAATATGAATTTATTTAGATAAATCGTCAGTTCATGCTTGGATACATAGAATTTATTTGCAGATCATGACCAAGCACAACAGAGAGCATAGTGCATTTCAGAGTCTTACTACAGAATGTAggacagaaatgtaaaattataCATTTAATGTGTTTAAGAAAATGCATATAACCTAAAAGAGTACAAGACTGAAAAGTTCTGCTAAAGCGGGCATaagtgaaataatattttcagtgttagtACATCTCTGTTTTTCGTGGGAGAAGTACCTTATTTATGGACTAACTGTGTCACAAGCAAAGGTATGTGTACTGCTCTGGTGCAGCCCAGCATGTGTTCAGGAGAGCTTACTAACTTTGGTATGTGGTATGAGAAAGCAGATGTACTGCCTCCAGAACCAGCTGAGGTCTAG
This sequence is a window from Pelecanus crispus isolate bPelCri1 chromosome 2, bPelCri1.pri, whole genome shotgun sequence. Protein-coding genes within it:
- the LOC104027792 gene encoding heterochromatin-associated protein MENT; amino-acid sequence: MESLSVSTNSFTLDLYKKLNETSEGQNTFFSPWSIATALAMVYLGAKGDTATQMAEVLHFNQTAGEEGSSETTRPSPGTPKKRKMDPEHKQAENIHSGFKELLCAINKPRSTYLLKSANRLYEEKTYPLLPKFLQLITSYYNAKPEAVNFKTAAEQARALINSWVENETERKIQDLLPAGSLSSHTVLVLVNAIYFKGKWEKKFLEKNTSEMPFRLSKTKTKPVQMMFLRDTFLILHETTMKFKIIELPYVENELSMFILLPDDINDNTTGLELVERELTYEKLAEWTKSASMMKAEVDLYLPKLKLEENYDLKPTLSSMGIQNAFDPVQADFTGMSVKKDLFISKVIHKAFVEVNEEGTEATAATGVLVLRSKAPTMTFKADHPFLFFIRHNKSQTILFFGRLCSP